AAACCTCAGGCCGCCCCCCATCCCCCAACTCAGGCCGATACTCCACCCGCCCCCCGTACTCGTTCCGCCCCCCAAGCCGAACCCCCAACCCCCCCGCGAACGCCGCCTCACACCGCCCCGCGTTAGGACTCGGATGCCGATGCCCATCCCGAATCCAAACAGCCAAAGCCTCCGGGGGAGACCCCCCGACCACAGGCGCCAGCAGACAAGCCAACCCCGCCGTAACCCGCGCCGGCACCCAATTAGCCAAGTCATCCACCCGAGCCGCCGCCCACCCAAAATGCTCGTACCGCTCCGACCGATGCCCCACCATCGCATCCAACGTGTTGACAGCCCGATAAACAAGCAACCCCGGCACCCCCGCCACCGCCCCCCAGAACAACGGCGCCACCACAGCATCCGATGTGTTCTCCGCCACCGACTCCACCGTGGCCCGAACCAACTCCCCCTCCCCCAACCCGGAAGGATCCCGACCACACAGATGCGGCAACCTCCCCCGAGCCGCCTCCAGATCCCCACCCTCAAGGGCCCGAGCCATGAACACCCCCTCCCGTCCGAGAGAGGTCCCCCCCAGCACAGCCCAAGTAGCCAGCGCCGTGACAGCAGTCCGCCCCACCGAACTCCTCCGGCTCACCCGCTCAGCGACGACCCCCAAACCCCCCGCCGCCCCCACACACACGACCACATGCACAACCCCCCGTCCCCGAGACCCCCCATAAACCCGCCGCTCCACCCACCCCGCGAACCGTCCGAAAACGGCCACCGGATGCCCCACCCCCTCCGGATCCCCGAACAAACCATCCGCCGCGACCCCCAGCAAAATCCCCAGCCCCCGCACAACACACCCCTCCCCAACACCGATCACCAAGCAAGCACAAACGGTACTACCGCAGACAAAAAGCAAGCTCATCCCAGTTGGCATCAAGCCAAGCCGCGGCCCGCCGAATCCGATCCCCCGCCCCCGCGTCCCACATCCGAGCCCACCCCCCACCCTCACGAACAGCCCGCACCCGCATCCGCTCGTACGACCGCCCGAACCGCAACCGACTGACCTCCAGCAACCGCCGCCGCTCCCCGGCCTCCAATCCGTAGGCATCACAGAACAGCCGCAGCCGCCTCCCCACATCAAGCCCCCGCTGCCGAGGATCCCGATCGATCGGATCAGCGACAGGCCCCCAGTGCCGCAAGGTGGTGGCGATGTCGTACACCCGCGTCACCGGCCGCGCCATATCGAAGTCGATCAACCCCCAAGGCCGCTCATCCCGAAAAATCACATTCTCCGTAGTGATGTCGCAATGCCCCACCAATTCAGGCACCCCGTCATCCCCCGACCCGTCCTCCCAAACAGCACCCGCCGGCACCCGAAACGAAGCCACCGCATCGTGATACCGCCGAACCAACCCCCCAAGCTCCTCCAACACGTCATCCCGCACCACATAAGCCGGCAGAGGCCAAACCCCCGCCTCCCCCGGCAAGTAAGAAAGCACCTCCCGCCCCGACTCATCCACCCCCAGCACCCGAGGCGCCCCCTCGAACCCCACATCCTCCAGGTGCCGTAACAACGCATGAACCGCCTCAGCCGACCGCCCCATCCTCCGCCGCACGGTATCCCCGACCCGCACGACCCCACCCGTCACATCCCCACCAGGAAGCCCGATCTCCACATCGGCCGTACGCAAACCCATGCCACCCAACCATAGCCCCACCCCACCAAGATCACATGTCCTGAAGTGCGAGTTCACCCGAAACAGCCCACCTCCGCCCCCTCAAGAACCCCCGAAATCCGCCCCCGACACAGCGTCGACCACTCCGCCACCTACGTACTTCCGCCCCTGCTCCCCGAATCCGACCTCAAGCAGGCCCCTGTTCCCCCTCCCGCTCCCCACCCCGAGTCTGAACGAACCGCCGCACCATCTCGGTAGACCTCCACCCCGTGATCCTCATCAACTCAAGCGGATCCCCCCCGGCCGCCAGATGCCCCTCCGCCACCGTGTACCGGAACCGATGCGGATGCAGCCGCCCCGCGATCCCCGCCTCCCTCCCCCGCCGCTCCAAGATCTGCTGAATCCCCGAAGCCGTAAGCCTCCGCTCCCCACCCCGAGCCGTGACCCCCCGCATCGGCAACCACAACCAGGGAGACGACGCATGCGGATGCCGAGCACGAGCCCGCAGATACCGATCAATGGCCCCCACCGCCTGAGCCCCGACCGGCGCCAGATGCGCCTCCCTCCCCACCCCCCGATCGATCCGCAACACCCCTTCCTCCAACCGCACATCATTCTGACTCTCGTCATCCGGCCGGTACCGCAACCCCGCCAGCCCCGAGACCCGCATCCCGTTGTCCATCAAGATCCGAATGATCGCCATATCCCGTCGATCCACCCAAGACCCCCCCGAACACACCTCCACCAACGCAGCCAACTCCCCCTCCCCCAACACCTCAACCCCCCGCACCCCCACCTCAGGCGCCTCAACCCCCTCCACCGGCGACCCCGCAACACGCTCCCCCTCAGCTATCAACCAGTTAAAAAACACCCGAAGATTCCGAAAATGCTTATGAGCATTCCCCGCACTGGTCTCAACCGCACAGACCTCCAAAAACCCCCGAACATCCTCAACCCCCACCCCCTCCACATCCGCCGACACCCCCCGCTCCGCCAGAAACCCAGCCAGCGCCCGTACGCTGTCCAGGTAACTCCGCACCGTCCCCTCCGACCGCCCCGCCGCCCGCAACGCCATCTCCCAGGACCCCACAAGCTCCAACAACGGCACAACCCGCACCTCAGATCTTCGACCCCGCACCCCAACCATCTCCAAATCCGATACTGTTCAACCGCCGACCGAATATGCTACCTTCCACCATGACCCGTGAACCCCCAGTTCACCACCCCAAACCAAGCGCCCTTAGCTCAGCCGGACAGAGCACCGGACTTCTAATCCGACGGTCGCAGGTTCGAATCCTGCAGGGCGCGCCCTCCACAACCAGTCGCAAGAGCCCCTGACCAGCAGCTTCACGGTCAGGGGCTCTTGCGTTGCTGTCCGGCTGTGTCCGGTTGTCACCGAGGATCTACGGCACGTTGTTCCCAATGCGTTCCCACGGCTCCGGCTACGGGTCCTCAGTGGTCGAGCGCTTCAGAGATCCGGCGCTTGGCCGCTTCGTCCTGACCCACGATGCACTTGACGTAAATGCGCAGGGGAGTTCCGCGCTGTGCCCTGTCCACTGGGCGACCTGGGTAGCAGGGACGCCAGCATTGAGCCCGTGGAGGCGCGGCGCCGGAGATCTTAGATGCGGCACCCCGGCTACTTGGGGAGGAACAGGGCAACGATGGCTGCGAGACAGGACACCGCGGATGCCAGGGCTGCAATGGAAGCTAGACCCTCTTTGGGTGAGGTCCACAAGCCGTGATTGAGACGGCGGAGCTTCTCCGAGCCCAGTCGGCGAAAGAAGTTCTGCCGCTTGTGCTGCTGAAGCTGGCAGCCGGCCATCAGCCCGTAGGCGTTGTTCCTACATGCACCATCCCTACCTTGCGCTCCGCAGGGGCGAGGCACCCGAAACAGGAAGTAGTAGATCGCCAGAAGCGAGCCAGCGATGATGAAGGGCGCGACTTTGACTTTGTCGTCCACTAGCCACCAAGCCGCCATTAGGCCGAGGAGCAGCGCGTATCCCCAGTACTTCGCGATGAACCCCTTGTTCTTCTTCGTCTGGGCCACTCACGGACCGTACCGACGGGTGAGGACGATGGGATAGAGAGACATCAATGACGGCAAGTAACGCGACCCTGTGTTGACAACGCAGGGTCGCCGATTCCGGCATAGGCGCCGCGCGGGGGCATCGCCATAAGACTGCCGCACCATACCGAGACACGCGCTCCCCGCCAGCACGCCGCCGGATCGAATCGATCTCCTTGGGCTAGAACTGCGGGAACCATTGCGAATCATGACAGGTTCGGCTTCAAAGTCCGCGTGCACGTCCGACCCTTTCAATCTTTCGCCTCACTTCAAGCATATTTCTTGCTGCCTCAAGCCCTTCATCGCGGACCGCGTCGTACTCCGCCCATCCTCCTTGACGCTCACTTGCAGGGACAATTTCATACACATAGTCCCCATTTGGCAGGGCATCCGAGCATGCGAAGCCATTTGCACCAAGCCAGACCGTCAGATTTTCGCAGCATGAACGGAACTCAATGAACACATCCTGGACTTCCATATCATCAAAAAACCGCTCCCGCCATCCATCAGTAAACCCGTACAAATCGTCAACCCGTACCCCCCTCCACTTCTTGGCGTTGAATCCATGCTCCAGAAACATCATGGCGCCCTTTTCCCAAGGAAATAGCTTTAGCAGTTCGGCGAATGTATCCTTGTCGCGGAGAGTGGGATGTAGCCGCCGCTCAAGATTCTGAATCTCGACCTTTAGCCCGTCTAGTTGCTCGTCGCGCGTCCGCAGCGCGGAAGCGTGCTCATCGTCACGCTTTTGCAGCTCGGCGATTCTATTCCCCTCACACTTTCGCAACCTCGCGGCAGCTCGATTGGCGAACACTGCAAAAACCACAATAAGTCCAGCAGTGACCCAGAAAAGAACGAAAGGATTCTGCTTTACCCAGTCACGCACGTCGTCAGAGAGCAGGAGGGCCGCGACGGCCGCAGCGTCGGCGACGATGCTAATGATGGTCATGGCTGTCGACGTAGCGACTCGCTCAATAGGGCCTGATGATTGCATAAAGCCAAGGGTAGAGCCGACCATGGAGATCTCTCAGCAACAACTAATCCGACGGTTGCAGGGCTCGAATCCTGCAAATCGTGCCCCCGTTGCTCCAAAAGAGCTCCTGACCAGCGGCTTCGCGGTCAGGGGCTCTCTCGTGCATCTCCGGCTGCGTCCCGCCGTGATCGAGGCTCGGGACGTTCTTCCGAACATCTCCCTGCGGCCCCGGCGTGCTCGTCAGCCGTCGAGCGCTTCGGAGATCCGGCGCTTGGCCGCTTCGTCCTGGCCCACGATGCACTTGGCGTAGATGCGCAGGAGGACTTCCACGCTGTGCCCTGCCCACTCGGCTACCTGGGTAGCAGGGACGCCGGCGTTGAGCCACGTTGAGACACAGGCGTGCCGCAGGTCGTACACGCGCCGGGCCAGCGGTGAGGCGTACTCCCTGTCCGTGAGAGCCGTCCGACGCGCCTTCTTCCATGCGCGCCGGTAGGTGATACCAGGCAACTCCCCGCCCTGCTCTCCAAAGAACAGACGTCCGTCCGGTCCCCTGCCGTACGCGACGGCCATGTGAGCCCGCAGAGTTCTCGTCAGGGCGGGCGGACAGGGGACGGCGCGGGTGTGCCCGTCCGCGCGATGCTTCAGGGCACGTTCCTCGCGGAGCGTGCCGCCATCGGTCCACTCGCGGCCGGCGAACGGGGCCGCCGCGGCGAGATGCAGCTCACCCCAACCGTTCGCCGGTTCTTCCCACTCGCCGGTTTCCTCGTTGAGCACCAGGGCTGGGAGGATGACGTTGTCTTCCCGGAGATTGACAACTTCTTCTGGGCGAAGTGCGGCGTAGTACATGACTGCAAAGAAGGCCACGAGACGGGGACCGCTACGTGTTTGCTCACCAACCGCTTTGAGCAGTGCACGTGCCTGCGCGTGGTTGACGACACTTCGCCGGTCCACTTCGTGTGCAACCTTTGGCGGACTCCACTTGAGTTTCTTGATGGGATTCTCGGCGAGAACGCCGATTTCCACGGCGTAATCAAGGGCGTTCTGGAGAATGGTCTTGTTTCTGATGACCGTGCTCGTGGCGGCTCGCTTGCCATTCAGCAGGGACGTTGCGGTGTCCAGCACAGCACGAAGAATTGCCGGGTCGGCAAGCACTGCCACGGGCTGCGAGTTCTCAGCGAGCCAGCGGATAACCTCGGCCACCTCGGGCGAAGCGTCGGCGCGCTGCTTGGTGTTGTACCCCCAGCGTCGCATGGCGGTACGCAGGGCGAGCGCATCCGGCTTTCCAGGGCCGTCAGCCAGCAAGGCCGGCGTGGCAGCGGTGAGTGCCCGTGAGATGTCCTGTCGGTACTTCGCGGATGCGGCTTTCCACTTCATGTCAACGAAGCGGCAGGCGAAGTCGTACCAACTCATCTCGGGCTTGTCCTCACGTGCCCACGAGACGGGTTCTCCAGTGGCCATGCTGAATGCTTCACCGTTGCGGCTGGCGGTTACCAGGGCGCTGCGATAGGCATCCGCTTGTGCTGTCTTCTGGAATGCCTTCTTCCGTGACTTTCCATCGGTCTGCCAAAGAACGCGATAGGAGGTGACCACACCCTTGGCGTTCTTCCGCTTTTCCGTCTTGTAAATTCGGACTTTGTATGTGGTGCCGTTCATCCGGTCAGGTCCTCCAGGCTGGTAAGCCAACGGTCATAGTCGGCGCGACGCACGCGCAGGTCGCCGTTCGGAAGTCGCATGCACCTGGGCGCGCGGCCTTTCTGCCGCCAGTCGTAGAAGGTTGAGCGGCTGATGCCGAGGTCTTCGCAGATGTCCGCGATCGTGAGCTTTTCGGCCCTGGCCACGGGTGTCTCTCCTTGCAATTCGGCGGATTGGGGAGGGGTAGCCGTCCCAGCCGTCCCAGGGTCATTTCTGCTGGTCAGGCTGGGACGGCTTGTCTGGCTGGGACGGCTTAGAGCTCCTAACAGAATGATCTTTGTTGTGCTTTGATCTCTCGCTGTAGCCGAGTGAGAGGACCACGGGTGGCCAAGCTGAAGCCGTGGGAGGTCAGCGACGAGTTGTGGGCGGTGATCGAGCCGCTGTTGCCTCAGCGTCAGCGCCGGTTCCGGCATCCGGGGCGTAAGCGGCTGGATGATCGGCTGGCGTTGCAGGGCATCTTGTTCGTGCTGCACACCGGGATCGCCTGGGAACACCTGCCTCAGGAACTGGGCTTCGGCTCGGGCATGACCTGCTGGCGGCGCCTGGCCGAGTGGAACGCCTCCGGCGTCTGGCAGCGGCTGCACGAAGTGCTGCTCGATCGGCTGCGCGCCGCTGACGCGCTCGACCTCTCCCGCGCCGCGGTGGATTCCTCGCAGATCAGGGCGTTAAAAGGGGGCCGCAGACCGGCCCGTCCCCGGTCGACCGAGGGCGAGCCGGCAGCAAGCACCATCTGATCACCGATGCAGGCGGCGTCCCGCTGGCCGTCATCTTGACCGGCGCCAACCGCAATGATGTCACCCAGCTTCGCCCGCTGCTGGACGCCATCCCCAAAGTCCGTGGCAAGCGCGGGCGCCCCCGGCAACGCCCCGATGCGGTACTCGCCGACCGCGGCTACGACCACGACAAGTACCGCCGCCTGGTCCGCGAGCTGCAGATCCGCCCGCTGATCGCCCGACGCGGCACCGAGCATGGCTCCGGCCTGGGCAAACAACGGTGGGTCGTCGAGCAGACCTTCGCCCTGCTGCACGCCTTCCGGCGCTTGCGCATCCGCTGGGAGATCCGCGCCGACATCCACGAAGCCTTCCTCAAGCTCGCCTGCGCACTCATCTGCTGGCGACGCCTCGCCTCATTGCGTTAGGTGCTCTTAGGCGTCCCACGAGGCGTGTTCGCTGGGACGGCTAAGCCGTCCCACGGTTGGAAGCCGTCCCGCGCTGACCTGCGATGACGAGGCTGGGACGGCTGGGACGGCTTCCCCCCTCGAACAGGGGGATGTCGGCGTTTCCCGTGGTCGGCGGCGTGTCGAGGGCGGGGCAGTAGCGTGCCCAGGCGTCGGTGAAGTCGGCGCGCTGGTAGCCCTTGGCCTGGGTGCCGTCGGTGAAGCGGATGTTGGCCGAGCGGATGTCGTATTCGCGAAGGATGACGCCGAGCTTCATGGCGGTGAGCCCATTGGGTCCGTAGTCGGCCCACGGCGCTTCGGGGTCGGCCTTGAGCCGCTCCAACAGGGTGACGGTGGCTAGGGCGGGGTCGGTGCCGAACGCGGTGCGGCAGTCGGCCAGCAGGCGGACGCGGTTGGAGATTTCGGTGTTGTCGTCGGCTTCGGCGGTGAGGGCGAGTACGGCGGCGCGGGCGCGGTCGGGCCAGGTGCCGCCGGCGTGGTCGGCGACGGTGATGAGGGGTTCCCAGGTGTCGGCGGCGCGGTCTTCCACGGGCATGGGCGGTTCTGCCTTCTCCAGGGTTTCCAGGTCGGCGCGCAGCCATAGCCGAAGGTCTTCGGCGAGCTGGCGCAGGGCGGGGCGGTCGCGGCGGTGCCGGTAAGGCGCTACCGACTCTCCGGGGCCGCGGCGGCGCATGCGGATGACGACGGCGCGGTCTTCGATGGTGTCGGGCATGGCGCCGATTCCGGCGAGCGCGGCCATGGCGAACGTCGGGATGGACTCGACGCGGCCGGTGTTGGCGTCGTACCTCTTTGCGGGGCGGTTGCGCTGGTGGCCGGCGTTGAGCAGGCCGCGGAGGTCTTCGTTGCCGTCGGCTTTGGGACCGAAGATGGTGTCGGCCTCATCGACCAGCATCGTGGGCGGGTCCTCGCTGATGGAGCGGTAGACGGCGGCGCTGCTGGAGTTGACGGTGATGAACGGGTCATGGCACGTGGCCTCGGTCACGTCCAACAGACGGGACTTGCCGCAGCGCTTTTCTGGGGCGCGGATGACCAGGCGGGGGGCGTGCGCCCATGCGGGTTGGGCGTGGCTGGCGGCGATCCACAGGGTGACCGCGTCGGCGGCCTCGGGCGATGGCAGGATCACGTATCGGGTGAGTGCGTCGCGCAGCGCGTCGAGCAGGGCGGCGCCGTCGGGCCTGGTGTCGGGTTGGGTCATGGAACGATCTCCCGGGTGATCGGGTGGGTTGGTCATGCGGTGACGGTGCGGGGGCGCCGGGTGCCGTTTCTGAGCCCGGATGCGACGGTGAGGCGGGTTTCGGTGGCGGTCAGGCCGATGGCGACCCCCTGCTGTTCAAGCAAGGTGGTGACCTCGCTCGCGTCGAGGGCGCCGCCTGCCACCAGTTGGCCCAGGGCGGTGGCAGCCAGGTACAACGTGCGGTTGCGCTGTCCCTTTTTGGCGGCGGCCAGGTGGTCAAGCTCGCCGTTGATCGCGGCGCGCAGGAAGTTGCCGCGCCGGTTCTCGGGCAGGGCCAGGCGGACGGGTTTGGGCGCCGCCGCGGGTGGGGTTGAAAGACGCTTGGACAGCCAGGGGGGCAGCGGGGCCGGGGGCGCGTTGTGAACGACCTCGTAGGCGCCGGTGCCGTCGGGCAGGTTGACGAAGCTGCCGGGGGCGACGACGTAGCCGCCGGCGGCGCGGGTGTCGATGAGCCAGCCCAGGCCGTTGCCCTTGTCGCCTTCGGTGTTGCGTAGCGCCGGGCCGTCGGCAGGGGCGGTGTAGTACAGGTGGGTCCCACGCCGGCGGGTGCGTACCTGGAAGGTTTCGAGGGTGGGGAAGGGTTGGCCGGCGCGTTCGCAGACCAGTGCCAGGACATCGGCGCCGTCTGCGTCGCCCGGCAGGCCGAGAGAAGGCGGGGGCGTAGCCCCTCCTTTTGGGGTGTCCAGGTCCAGCACGACCAGGCCGGAAGGGCCGCACGCTATCCCGATGTTGAACGGGCCGCGTGCCCACCATCGCCGGATGGTGGCGGGGTCGGTGGTGGCGCGTTCCTCCCAGGAGTCGAAGCCACGCGGGGGAACCTTGTCGCCGGGGGTGAGGGGGAAGACGTGCCAGCCGCGGGCGGCGGCGGCCAGGGCGTACCGCAGGGTCGGGTTGGTGCTCATGACGCCGGTGACCTCCTGTGGTCGGACGTTGTGGCGGTCATGCGGTCATGCGGTCAGTCGGTGGCGCTGTCGGCGTGCAGCCACAGCACCAGCAGCGCGGCCAGGTGGGTGACGTGGCGGCGTAAGGCGTGGTCGCGGGGGTGGCGCCGGTGCTGGCGGGCGGTGGCGATGTGCCGGGCGATCTCGCCGAGCGCGGCGGTCGCCTCAGTGAGCCGAGCGCTGTCGAAGTGGTAGGGGGTGGCGGCGTCGTGCCGGGCAGCGCGAAGGCGTTCGATCTCGGTTCGGATGTCGTGTGTAGCGGCGGCGTGGCGGCGGTCTTGGGCGTGGTCGTGGACGGCGGTCACGATGAACTCGGCGACGGCGCGGCAGTCTTCGGCGTCGGCCACTTCGATGTACAGGTCCCATTCCTCGTCGCCGGCGGCGATGGCCCATCGGCCGAACGGGTGTCCGGCGGGGTTGCATTCGGCGGGGACGACGCGCCAGGTCTGGAGGTCGTGGGTGCCGATCTGTTGCCGGGTGGGGATGGTCGGGCGGTCGGTGTCAGGTGTGGGCATGGTGGGGATGCTCCTTTGGAGGTGGGGTTAGCGGGTGCCGTCGCGGTGGAGGCGGCGGGCGTAGACGTACAGGCGCCAGCCGATGCGGGGGCGCATGCCGGTGCCGGAGCAGGTGCGGCAGGTGCGGTTCTTGCCGGGGCGGCAGTGTCGGCAGGTGCCCCAGGGGGAGAGCAGGCACCGGGCGATGTAGCACACAGTGACGATGGGTAGGCAGAGCAGTAGCGCGGTGATGAGGAGGGTCACGGGTGGCTCCTGGGCCGTTTCCGGGGCTTTGTGCAGGTGGGCGCTAGCGTGCTAGTCGGCTGGTAGATCAGCGTTTGGGGTGCTAGCGGGGGTGCTACCGGTAGCGGGGGGAACCGCTACCGGTAGCGCTGCGATGGGGTCATCCGGCGGGACGATCCCGGTTACGTTCGGTGACGAGTTCGGTGATGCGGTCGCGGTCGATGCCGCGCCGGTTGATCTGCTTTCCGTCGATGCGTCGGCTGATCTGCACGGTGTCGATGCCGTGCGGTTTGAGCGCGGCGGCCAACTGGTCGCTCTCCCATCCGCCGTAGATCTGCGGGCGCAGCTCGGCCAGGCGGGTGACCACGACTTCCGACCACACCTTGCCCTCACCGGCGGGGACGACGGCCAGGATGTCCGACAGCAGATCGAACGCCGGCGCGGCGGGTTCGGTGTCGCCGATGGCGTGGCCGGACAGGGTGCCGGCGGCGGTGCGGGCGGCGTGCGCGCGGGTGACGATCCGTTCGGAGGCGGGTCCATCCAGGTAGGCCGAGCGGACGATCTGGGCGTCTTCGGCGGCGCCGACCAGGTAGCCGATGCCCTTGTCCCGCACGGTGAACGTGGTGGCGCGGATGCCGTTGCGGTACGCACTCGTGCCTAACACCATGTCGTTTTCGACCTGGCCCATGACCCGCAGGCAGAACCGGATGCCGACGTTGGCCGACACGCCGGTGGGGAGGCTGTCTTTGTCGGGGCGCTGGGTGGCCAGCAGCAGGATCACGCCCAGGGCGCGGCCTCGCTTGATGATGGCGGTGGCCAGGTCCCCGGCTTCCTTGCCGTACTCGGGGTGGGAGAACAGCTCTTGGCATTCGTCGACGGCGAACACCAGCGGGTGCAGGCCAAGCGATCGCTTAGCCGCGAGTTGAGGGGTGACCTTGTTCTCGGGGCAGATGTCGCGAGGCAGGTTCGAGATCGTTTTGGCGCGGCGTTCCAGGTCCTTGTAGACCTCCCGCAAGCTGAGCAGGCAGGCATAGATGGTGTCGTCGTCGGGGCCGGAACCGTAGTGGTGGGCAACCGACTCGAACACCGACAGGTCACCTGATCCCTTGAGTTCGAACAGCCGCAGTTCGGCGGTGGGGTCGAGGGCGGCGGCCAGCAGCAGCACGCGCAGGGCGAAGGTCTTGCCGGCGCCGGGCATCGCGCCGATCAACACGTTCGCGTACATCAGGGGGATGGTGACCGGGCGCATGCGCTGGTCGTGGCCGAACACCACCGGCTTGAACAGGTCGGCGGTGCCGGTCCGGGCCAGCGGCCAGGCCGGGGCCTTGGCCGATGACATGTCCTGGTCTCCGACCCATAGCACCAGCCGTCCGGCGTGCTGCCCGGGGGCCGATTCTGGCCATACGCAGCCGAGGGGGCGGCGCAGGCCGGAGGCGAGCCGGTCACGGCGTTCCATGATGTCGGTCACGGTGACGCCGAGCGGCAGGTCCACATCGGCGCGCCAGCCGGGGCCGTCACGGGTGATCGGTGCGGGGAAACCGATGCCGCGTCCGCCTTTGCCGGTCGCCTTGTTGATCTCGGCGATACCGAGCGCGGCCAGGGCATCGATCACGACGGTCGAGGTCAGCCGTTCCACCTTCGTGGCCACCACGGCGCGGTCGATGAGCGGCCGGTCCGCCGGCGCGCCGAGCATGCCCAGCAGGGCCACCAGCGCGGCCACCGCGCCCCATTGGGCCGACGTCGGGGCGGCGGTGGCCAGCAGCAAAGACGAGATGCCGAACACGATCGCGGCCAGGATCGCCACCGGCAGGCGAAGCCGCACCCGGGCATCGCGCTGCCGCGACAACTTCAGGTAGGACTCAGGGTCTTCCCTGCGCACTGCCGCCAGCCGTATCGGCTCGCCCTCCAGATCGAAAGTCCAGCGGACAAAGCTGGCGACGGTGCGGGCCAGGCCACGCGGGGACCGGGCGGCCAGCCGTCCGGCATACAGCGGGGAGCGCGCGGCGTGGTAGCCGGTCACGTGCAGGTAGTGGCCACCGGCCCATGCCAGGGTGTCCACCGCTTCGGCACGGGAACGCAGCCACATCGGGACGATCGCCCGGCGCGCCTTGACCTTGTCAGCCAGCTCGGCACGCCAGTCACGGCCATCGGTGCCGGGCGGGTCAACACGCGGCGCCGGGCCGTCGCTGTCCTCCTGGCCCTGGTCCGCGGCGGGCGCGGCGGGTGGGTAGGGGTGGCGTCCGGCGCGGGCGGTCTCGATCGAGACGACCTCAGCGCCGGGGCCGTCGTCGGTCCGGTCCATCGCGGTGTTGTCGGGGAACAGGTCCCGATCTGGTGCGGGTCGGTCGCCAGGCTGGTTGGGCGGGGTCATGATGGGGTCACCTCGTACGTGTTGAAGCGGGCGGGGTGGCGGGGCGCGGCCGTTGTCTTGGCGGATGGGGCCGCGTCCCGCGTCGTTGCGGGGATGGTGAGGGGCATGGCGGTGGGGGTGATGCGCAGGCCCGTCACGCCATCCCCTCGGCCAGCAGGGCGTCACGGACGGCGCGGGCGTCGTCCATCCCGCACCTGAGAACCTGTCGAAGCTTGTAGGCGCTCGGGGTCGCGGGCAGCTCTCCGGCGGTGATGAGTGCCCGTGCCCGCTGCACCAAAGCGGGCATCTCGATCACGGACGGCCACGCCGTGTCGGTCGCGGGTGGCCTTACCGGATCATGGGTGTTTTCGCCGTACGTAAGGCCGGTAAGCCTGTCGTCGGTGCCGTGGTGCAGGTCGGTGAACGCGGCCAGGATGATGGGCAGGGCGGTCACGACGGCAACGGCGACGATCGGCCCCAGCACGTGCAGCACCAGCCGGGAAAGGCTGAACTCCTCGGCGACCCAGGGCAGGTAGGGCCAGGCGTTCATGCCCAGGGTGAGCGCCAGGAACAGCCACTCGATCCGCACCAGCGTCCGGGAGGCGATGGGCTGGCCACGGGTGGCCAGGTAGGCGCGGGAGCCGACCACCACCAGCAACGCCAGGGACATGAACGGTTCCACCAGCCAGGCGAACACCCACGACGGCGACCACGCGCCGGCGCCGTCGGCGGCGAAGTGCTGGACACCCGCGGTGGACCAGGCCAGCGCCAAAGTGAGCGACACCATGGCCGCGCACACCACCACGCGGCGCATGCGGGCGGCCTGCCAGGCGCGCATGGCCGGGTCCTGCCCCAGCGCGTGCAGCCGGGCGGCCTCGTGCGCGGCGCGGCGCCGCTTGC
The window above is part of the Sphaerisporangium rubeum genome. Proteins encoded here:
- a CDS encoding cobalamin biosynthesis protein, which encodes MPTGMSLLFVCGSTVCACLVIGVGEGCVVRGLGILLGVAADGLFGDPEGVGHPVAVFGRFAGWVERRVYGGSRGRGVVHVVVCVGAAGGLGVVAERVSRRSSVGRTAVTALATWAVLGGTSLGREGVFMARALEGGDLEAARGRLPHLCGRDPSGLGEGELVRATVESVAENTSDAVVAPLFWGAVAGVPGLLVYRAVNTLDAMVGHRSERYEHFGWAAARVDDLANWVPARVTAGLACLLAPVVGGSPPEALAVWIRDGHRHPSPNAGRCEAAFAGGLGVRLGGRNEYGGRVEYRPELGDGGRPEVSDIRRAVRLARVVGVAAGVLAVGVSWGLRGRPTVRR
- a CDS encoding phosphotransferase produces the protein MGLRTADVEIGLPGGDVTGGVVRVGDTVRRRMGRSAEAVHALLRHLEDVGFEGAPRVLGVDESGREVLSYLPGEAGVWPLPAYVVRDDVLEELGGLVRRYHDAVASFRVPAGAVWEDGSGDDGVPELVGHCDITTENVIFRDERPWGLIDFDMARPVTRVYDIATTLRHWGPVADPIDRDPRQRGLDVGRRLRLFCDAYGLEAGERRRLLEVSRLRFGRSYERMRVRAVREGGGWARMWDAGAGDRIRRAAAWLDANWDELAFCLR
- a CDS encoding tyrosine-type recombinase/integrase, producing the protein MPLLELVGSWEMALRAAGRSEGTVRSYLDSVRALAGFLAERGVSADVEGVGVEDVRGFLEVCAVETSAGNAHKHFRNLRVFFNWLIAEGERVAGSPVEGVEAPEVGVRGVEVLGEGELAALVEVCSGGSWVDRRDMAIIRILMDNGMRVSGLAGLRYRPDDESQNDVRLEEGVLRIDRGVGREAHLAPVGAQAVGAIDRYLRARARHPHASSPWLWLPMRGVTARGGERRLTASGIQQILERRGREAGIAGRLHPHRFRYTVAEGHLAAGGDPLELMRITGWRSTEMVRRFVQTRGGEREGEQGPA
- a CDS encoding tyrosine-type recombinase/integrase; translation: MNGTTYKVRIYKTEKRKNAKGVVTSYRVLWQTDGKSRKKAFQKTAQADAYRSALVTASRNGEAFSMATGEPVSWAREDKPEMSWYDFACRFVDMKWKAASAKYRQDISRALTAATPALLADGPGKPDALALRTAMRRWGYNTKQRADASPEVAEVIRWLAENSQPVAVLADPAILRAVLDTATSLLNGKRAATSTVIRNKTILQNALDYAVEIGVLAENPIKKLKWSPPKVAHEVDRRSVVNHAQARALLKAVGEQTRSGPRLVAFFAVMYYAALRPEEVVNLREDNVILPALVLNEETGEWEEPANGWGELHLAAAAPFAGREWTDGGTLREERALKHRADGHTRAVPCPPALTRTLRAHMAVAYGRGPDGRLFFGEQGGELPGITYRRAWKKARRTALTDREYASPLARRVYDLRHACVSTWLNAGVPATQVAEWAGHSVEVLLRIYAKCIVGQDEAAKRRISEALDG
- a CDS encoding helix-turn-helix domain-containing protein encodes the protein MARAEKLTIADICEDLGISRSTFYDWRQKGRAPRCMRLPNGDLRVRRADYDRWLTSLEDLTG
- a CDS encoding IS5 family transposase (programmed frameshift) produces the protein MKPWEVSDELWAVIEPLLPQRQRRFRHPGRKRLDDRLALQGILFVLHTGIAWEHLPQELGFGSGMTCWRRLAEWNASGVWQRLHEVLLDRLRAADALDLSRAAVDSSQIRALKGGRKTGPSPVDRGRAGSKHHLITDAGGVPLAVILTGANRNDVTQLRPLLDAIPKVRGKRGRPRQRPDAVLADRGYDHDKYRRLVRELQIRPLIARRGTEHGSGLGKQRWVVEQTFALLHAFRRLRIRWEIRADIHEAFLKLACALICWRRLASLR